A window of Verrucomicrobia bacterium CG1_02_43_26 contains these coding sequences:
- a CDS encoding alpha-ketoacid dehydrogenase subunit beta, which translates to MPEITYREAVNQAIAEEMARDEKVFIMGEEVAQYHGAYKVTQGLLEKFGEKRVIDTPISEGGFAGLGVGAAMMGLRPIVEFMTWSFSFVACDQIMNNAANMRYMSGGTVNVPIVFRGPANGGVNVGATHSHTPENFYAQFPGLKVVCPANAYDAKGLLKNAIRDNDPVCFMENTILYNDKCEVPEEEYLIPFGKADIKREGSDLSIIAHGRAVITSLKAAEILEKEHNINVEVLDLRSIRPLDEEAIINTVKKTNRVVLVEENKPFGGVDAQVSYIIQEKAFDYLDAPIKRISAVDAPQIYSMALEKLQLPYPELIVKTVLALLK; encoded by the coding sequence ATGCCCGAAATTACTTATAGAGAAGCTGTCAATCAAGCGATTGCGGAAGAAATGGCTCGCGATGAAAAAGTCTTTATCATGGGTGAAGAAGTTGCCCAGTATCATGGCGCGTATAAAGTGACCCAAGGTCTTTTGGAGAAATTTGGTGAGAAGCGGGTTATCGACACCCCGATTAGTGAAGGTGGATTTGCCGGTTTAGGTGTTGGGGCTGCTATGATGGGCTTGCGCCCGATAGTAGAGTTCATGACATGGAGCTTCTCCTTTGTGGCGTGTGACCAGATTATGAATAACGCGGCTAATATGCGTTATATGTCCGGCGGAACGGTCAATGTACCGATAGTGTTTCGTGGGCCTGCTAATGGAGGCGTGAATGTAGGCGCAACGCATTCTCATACTCCAGAGAATTTTTATGCCCAGTTTCCTGGTCTGAAAGTTGTTTGCCCAGCAAACGCGTACGATGCTAAAGGTCTTTTAAAGAATGCTATACGAGATAATGACCCGGTATGTTTCATGGAAAACACGATCCTTTATAATGATAAATGTGAAGTGCCTGAAGAAGAATATCTCATTCCCTTTGGTAAAGCGGATATTAAACGCGAAGGCAGTGATTTATCTATTATAGCGCACGGCAGAGCTGTTATTACCTCCCTTAAAGCTGCAGAAATTTTAGAAAAAGAGCACAATATAAATGTCGAAGTGCTTGATTTAAGAAGCATACGGCCATTGGACGAAGAAGCCATTATCAACACGGTTAAGAAGACGAACCGCGTGGTATTGGTTGAGGAAAACAAGCCCTTTGGAGGTGTCGATGCCCAAGTTTCTTATATCATACAAGAGAAGGCATTTGACTATCTTGATGCGCCTATTAAACGTATTTCCGCAGTGGATGCGCCTCAGATCTACAGTATGGCGCTCGAGAAGCTTCAATTGCCGTATCCGGAGCTGATTGTTAAAACGGTTCTTGCTCTTCTTAAATAA
- a CDS encoding pyruvate dehydrogenase (acetyl-transferring) E1 component subunit alpha: MNSESIEISPQEAEVNKALSAEEKIFLYQEMVRIRKFEERAVRSYQQGNIGGFCHTYIGQESVAVGTISVLGPDDQVITAYRNHAHAMAVGMGMNELMAEMYGKYTGCSEGKGGSMHFFDPSKNYWGGHGIVCGQTPLGAGIAFALKYQGKKAACLCYLGDGAVNQGVLYESYNLVSLWNIPVIYIIENNCYSMGTSQERSSAGAPLAKRAEGFNIAWDVVEGNDLYEVRAKTTQALQRAYNESRPTVLEIKTYRYRGHSMSDPDKTYRSKDEIEEYKKTRDPILLFEQKLFEEGVLNEEKKQAIDTAAKEEAEASAKFAEESPFPPEETIQTSVYWEEDNPDQKTSQGRMYFN, translated from the coding sequence GTGAATAGCGAAAGCATTGAGATTTCTCCCCAAGAAGCGGAAGTTAACAAGGCACTATCTGCGGAAGAAAAAATATTTCTTTACCAAGAAATGGTCCGTATACGTAAGTTTGAAGAGCGCGCGGTGCGATCCTACCAGCAAGGAAATATAGGAGGTTTTTGCCATACATACATTGGGCAAGAATCTGTTGCGGTTGGTACTATTTCAGTATTGGGGCCAGATGACCAAGTGATTACCGCGTATCGTAACCACGCCCACGCGATGGCAGTTGGTATGGGAATGAATGAGCTTATGGCCGAGATGTACGGCAAGTATACAGGCTGCTCCGAAGGCAAAGGCGGCTCTATGCACTTTTTTGACCCCTCTAAAAATTATTGGGGCGGCCACGGCATTGTCTGCGGCCAAACACCATTAGGTGCGGGTATTGCGTTTGCGCTTAAGTACCAAGGGAAAAAAGCAGCCTGCTTGTGTTATTTGGGAGACGGTGCGGTTAACCAAGGCGTACTATATGAATCCTACAATTTAGTCTCTTTATGGAATATTCCGGTTATTTACATTATTGAAAATAATTGCTATTCCATGGGGACGAGCCAAGAGAGATCCTCTGCCGGAGCCCCTTTAGCAAAACGCGCTGAAGGGTTTAATATTGCCTGGGATGTTGTGGAAGGAAACGATCTCTATGAAGTTCGCGCAAAGACAACGCAAGCTTTGCAAAGAGCCTATAACGAATCTCGCCCAACTGTTTTGGAAATTAAGACATATCGCTATCGTGGCCACTCTATGTCTGACCCAGACAAGACCTATCGTTCCAAAGATGAGATAGAAGAGTATAAAAAGACAAGAGACCCGATCCTCTTATTTGAGCAAAAATTGTTTGAAGAAGGCGTGCTTAACGAAGAGAAGAAACAGGCGATAGACACGGCAGCTAAAGAGGAAGCGGAAGCATCTGCAAAGTTTGCGGAAGAGAGCCCATTTCCGCCTGAGGAAACGATACAGACATCGGTTTATTGGGAAGAAGATAATCCGGACCAAAAAACATCTCAAGGTAGGATGTATTTTAATTAA
- a CDS encoding methionine adenosyltransferase, with protein MADHFIFSSESVGEGHPDKIADYISDSILDAFLAKDPHSRVACEAIVKYDTVYLVGEISSKAHINYQQVVRQAVRDIGYTHEDDVFNADTIEIHNKLTEQSPEIAQGVNAVGADGKKTAEQGAGDQGIMFGYACDETEELMPSPIVYAHKLNIELARLRKDHTVPWLRPDSKTQVAIEYVNGKPKRIVNVVISTQHEAYIKHKEIEHFLISEVIPNVLPKELLTKDTEYFINPTGSFVKGGPETDAGLTGRKIIADTYGGWARHGGGAFSGKDPSKVDRSAAYMCRWVAKNIVAAGIASQIELQVAYAIGHPNPTSIHVSTFGSSPYRDEDIHDAIKKVFSFKPADIIKQLDLLRPIYRRTTHYGHFTKPDLPWEQTDKVEALNKAMSAYKPRIFAV; from the coding sequence ATGGCTGATCATTTCATTTTCTCTTCCGAATCCGTTGGCGAAGGCCACCCAGATAAAATCGCTGATTACATTTCTGATAGTATTCTAGATGCTTTTCTAGCAAAGGATCCCCATAGCCGGGTTGCGTGTGAGGCTATTGTTAAATATGACACCGTTTACCTTGTTGGCGAAATTTCGTCTAAGGCGCATATCAATTACCAACAGGTCGTGCGCCAAGCGGTGAGAGATATCGGTTACACCCACGAGGATGATGTTTTTAATGCGGATACTATAGAAATTCACAATAAGCTCACAGAGCAGTCTCCTGAAATCGCTCAAGGGGTCAATGCCGTTGGAGCTGATGGTAAAAAGACCGCAGAGCAGGGCGCGGGTGACCAAGGTATCATGTTTGGTTACGCGTGTGACGAAACAGAGGAGCTTATGCCTTCACCTATTGTTTATGCGCACAAACTTAATATTGAGCTCGCTCGACTGAGAAAGGATCACACGGTTCCTTGGCTACGCCCGGATAGCAAAACTCAGGTCGCCATTGAATACGTCAACGGTAAGCCCAAGCGTATCGTTAATGTTGTTATTTCTACCCAACATGAAGCTTACATTAAACACAAGGAGATAGAGCACTTTCTCATAAGTGAGGTCATCCCTAATGTTCTTCCCAAGGAGTTATTAACGAAGGATACTGAATATTTTATCAACCCTACCGGCAGTTTCGTTAAGGGGGGCCCGGAAACAGATGCCGGGCTCACGGGTCGTAAAATCATTGCAGACACCTATGGCGGGTGGGCTCGGCATGGGGGTGGCGCGTTTTCTGGCAAAGATCCTTCGAAGGTAGATCGTTCTGCTGCCTATATGTGCCGCTGGGTCGCAAAAAATATCGTTGCGGCAGGTATCGCCTCCCAAATAGAGCTCCAGGTAGCTTATGCTATTGGTCACCCAAATCCTACCAGTATTCACGTATCTACTTTTGGGAGCAGCCCTTACCGTGATGAGGATATTCATGATGCTATCAAAAAGGTCTTCAGTTTTAAACCTGCCGATATTATCAAGCAGCTCGACCTACTGCGCCCTATTTACAGGAGAACCACGCACTATGGGCACTTCACGAAACCGGATCTCCCTTGGGAGCAAACGGATAAAGTCGAAGCGCTCAACAAAGCGATGAGTGCTTATAAACCCCGAATCTTTGCTGTATGA